CCGTCCGCAAGCATGAACAAGaaaaactaagaaaagaaaagaaaaaaaaaattatatatatatatatatttatatctagtTAGTGCTTGAATTGTTGGAGAAATCCTTGGTAGGAAGCAGTGCAACAATTAcaatctccaaaataacaaCCCAAATAATTAATCATATGTTTATTTCACTTAACGAATCAAGCAAAAtgagttttttcttcttttttcgtttttctTTCCACTCATTCATCAGCAATCTTCACAATTTTCTTTCCAACGTTGTCACCGCTGAAGAGTCCAATGAAAGCAGAAGGTATGTTCTCTACACCAGGAGTGATATCTTCAAGGGCCTGCATATTTCCAGTACAAAGGTGATCGGAAGTTGTTGATATGAAATCTGAGTATACATTCATGTAATCAGCTGCTAAAAACCCTCGTATTGTAATTCTCTTGTACACAACATCAAGCATGTCAGGAGCAGCTCGCTTTCCACTTGTGTATTCGGAAATTACACCACAAACTGCAACTCTACCAAAATTATTCACGTTAGCAACTGCTGCTTCCAGCATCTCAGACCCCACATTGTCGAAATATATGTCGATTCCATCAGGGAAGTACCTGCAGTCcagaaaaatatatgtatataaccTCTTTTTTTAGAGCTAAAATTTCAACCTCAAAAGACAATATTTTGAGGTTTTTACCCTTTCAAAGTTGACTTCAAATCTGTTTCATCCTTGTAGTTGAATGCCTCATCAAATCCAAGCTTCTCTTTGAGCAATTCTACCTATCATAAGTTCATCATGAAataaagtttcaagtttcaatgGAGCATACAAAATCAAGTTTTCCTCTAAGATTCAAACCATTTGCATTGCTTTGAAGTTCAATTTAAGAACAAAAGGGTTGCACGCATGCGAACCTTTTTCTTGCTCCCAGCACAGCCAACAACATAGCAACCAAACAGTTTGGCGTACTGTCCAACCAAATTTCCAACCGATCCAGAAGCTGCAGATACAAAGACTTTCTCGCCCTTCTTTGGTTGGCATACTTCAAAAAACCCACCATAAGCCGCCAATCCACTAAACCCTGCAGGAACAAACAAAGGAAGAAGTTGTTAAGGAAAGTCTTCAggctaaaagtaataaaatctgGACCAATTTTGGAGGAACACAGGTTCTCAATAATGAGTTTCTTGTTCTCGTAAGTGCATGTCGAATAATTTAGGGGTAGAGgtagagatgaaaattttgagtttgaaacgaaagtttaaaatattattttttagtattattatcgttttaggatttgaaaatattgtattagaatttaaaaaaattaaattatttattatattttatataaaaatttaaaaaaattataatgata
This is a stretch of genomic DNA from Carya illinoinensis cultivar Pawnee chromosome 3, C.illinoinensisPawnee_v1, whole genome shotgun sequence. It encodes these proteins:
- the LOC122304927 gene encoding 2-alkenal reductase (NADP(+)-dependent)-like; its protein translation is MEVTNRYIVTKTHIDGALEESHFELKTASPALTVEPGSNDVVVKNLYVSIDPYQLNRMKSYSSSKSAIIFSIGITPSEGIDAYGVARVVASGSSKFEKDDLVVGLIAWGEYSVVKEGNMLSKLDPMGFLLTHLLHPSMSSNRCLNASPNASSNAFASSISTELQLLPLFVPAGFSGLAAYGGFFEVCQPKKGEKVFVSAASGSVGNLVGQYAKLFGCYVVGCAGSKKKVELLKEKLGFDEAFNYKDETDLKSTLKGYFPDGIDIYFDNVGSEMLEAAVANVNNFGRVAVCGVISEYTSGKRAAPDMLDVVYKRITIRGFLAADYMNVYSDFISTTSDHLCTGNMQALEDITPGVENIPSAFIGLFSGDNVGKKIVKIADE